The following coding sequences lie in one Myxococcales bacterium genomic window:
- a CDS encoding multicopper oxidase domain-containing protein encodes MDRRRFIKAGSMLAAGAVLTKSTLARAQDEAGGPEPLGDRDAAEGVPSRAPRITNEQPHVLTPNGATLPLRTVGNVRVGHLIASSFEHEFAPGLKAQCWGYNHRTPGPTLEAVEGERLRIYVTNRLSEPTTVHWHGVILPNGMDGVAGLTQRAIPPGETFMYEFTARYPGTFMYHPHFDEMTQIALGMTGMIVVHPRRARGPRVQRDFVLMTHEWRLDVGARRPDPLEMTDFNVLTFNSRTFPGTEPLLMGRGERVRIRFGNLSPMSHHPIHLHGMSFATTATDGGYIPRSAQVPNTTVLVPVGSTRVIEFVPEQSGDWAMHCHMTHHVMTQMGHGIPNMIGTQTSDLDTRMRRIEPRYMTMAQDGMGSMGEMKMPIPKNSLPMRGGPGPFGNIDMGGMFTILKVRDSPMKGTGLWYSHPQGTVAGPADASQMRADGIETT; translated from the coding sequence GTGGATCGGCGCCGGTTCATTAAGGCAGGCAGTATGCTCGCGGCCGGAGCCGTTCTTACCAAGAGCACTTTAGCGCGGGCGCAAGACGAAGCAGGTGGCCCTGAGCCGCTTGGCGACAGAGACGCGGCAGAGGGAGTTCCGTCGCGTGCACCGCGAATCACCAATGAGCAGCCGCACGTGCTCACGCCCAACGGGGCTACATTACCGCTGCGTACCGTGGGGAATGTAAGGGTTGGGCACTTGATTGCCTCATCGTTTGAGCATGAGTTTGCGCCAGGCCTGAAAGCACAATGTTGGGGCTATAATCATCGGACGCCAGGTCCCACGCTTGAAGCCGTTGAGGGCGAAAGACTCAGAATATACGTAACCAATCGCCTCTCGGAGCCGACTACGGTGCATTGGCACGGGGTAATTTTGCCGAATGGAATGGATGGTGTTGCGGGCCTTACGCAGCGCGCTATTCCGCCGGGCGAGACATTTATGTACGAGTTTACCGCGCGGTATCCAGGTACATTTATGTATCATCCCCACTTCGATGAAATGACCCAAATCGCATTGGGGATGACCGGCATGATCGTGGTTCATCCAAGGCGTGCACGAGGACCGCGGGTGCAACGTGATTTCGTATTGATGACGCATGAGTGGCGTCTCGATGTCGGAGCTCGCAGGCCCGATCCACTTGAGATGACGGATTTTAACGTGCTGACGTTTAATAGCCGGACGTTTCCCGGCACAGAACCATTGCTGATGGGGCGTGGCGAGCGCGTACGCATTCGGTTCGGAAATCTCAGTCCGATGAGCCATCATCCGATCCATCTTCATGGAATGTCATTTGCGACAACTGCGACTGATGGGGGTTACATCCCGCGTTCCGCTCAGGTGCCCAACACCACTGTGCTCGTGCCGGTGGGGAGCACCCGAGTGATTGAGTTTGTTCCAGAGCAAAGTGGCGACTGGGCAATGCACTGCCATATGACCCACCACGTCATGACACAAATGGGGCATGGCATCCCGAATATGATAGGAACTCAAACATCCGATCTCGACACAAGAATGCGGCGCATCGAGCCACGTTACATGACCATGGCACAGGATGGCATGGGCAGCATGGGCGAGATGAAGATGCCGATCCCCAAAAATAGCTTGCCGATGCGTGGGGGTCCTGGGCCATTTGGGAACATCGACATGGGCGGCATGTTTACGATACTCAAGGTACGGGACAGTCCCATGAAGGGGACTGGACTATGGTATAGTCACCCTCAAGGTACGGTCGCTGGCCCAGCCGACGCCAGTCAGATGCGCGCCGACGGAATTGAGACCACGTGA
- a CDS encoding efflux RND transporter periplasmic adaptor subunit, which translates to MYKVSLFLISLTLLVSAGCERDHHEVAEKPKLLVAHPLRTDTELTREYVAQIRAIQHIELRALERGYIQEIFVDEGQRIKKGEKMFQILPLLYQAEVQKAAAEAQLSEIEYNNTKILADKSVVSPNELAMANARVNTAKAHLSLAATHRSLTEIRAPFDGLMGRFNVRTGSLVDEGDLLTTMSDNSTMWVYFNVSESEYLKYKSQSAHGVLAPVKLIMANGELFNQPGKVETIESDFNSETGNIAFRATFSNPDGLLRHGETGNIVMSVPLKNALLIPQKATFDILDKKFVFVVDKKHVVHSRPITIAAEMPQIYAVAGGIGAQDLVLVEGLRKVHDGVKIQPDYQPSSTVLANLKVPAE; encoded by the coding sequence ATGTACAAAGTTTCCCTATTTCTTATTTCGCTGACGCTTCTCGTGTCCGCCGGTTGCGAGCGCGATCACCACGAAGTGGCCGAAAAGCCCAAGTTGCTCGTGGCTCACCCTTTGCGCACCGATACCGAGCTAACGAGGGAGTACGTTGCGCAGATTCGCGCAATTCAGCACATCGAGCTGCGGGCCCTGGAGCGCGGGTACATCCAGGAGATTTTCGTCGACGAAGGCCAGCGCATTAAGAAAGGGGAAAAGATGTTTCAAATCCTACCCCTACTCTATCAGGCCGAAGTCCAGAAGGCCGCCGCAGAAGCACAGCTATCCGAAATCGAATACAACAACACCAAAATTCTCGCTGACAAGAGTGTGGTCTCGCCCAACGAACTTGCCATGGCCAACGCGAGAGTCAACACCGCCAAAGCACACTTGTCGCTAGCGGCCACCCACCGGTCTCTCACTGAGATTCGCGCGCCCTTTGACGGACTGATGGGGCGCTTCAACGTGCGTACTGGCAGTCTCGTTGATGAAGGCGATTTGCTCACGACCATGTCCGACAACAGCACCATGTGGGTCTACTTCAATGTCAGTGAAAGCGAATATCTCAAATACAAATCCCAGAGCGCACATGGCGTGCTCGCTCCGGTAAAACTTATCATGGCCAATGGAGAGCTTTTCAATCAACCTGGTAAGGTCGAAACGATTGAATCAGACTTCAATAGCGAGACAGGCAACATTGCATTCCGCGCGACTTTCTCAAACCCCGACGGCCTGCTTCGTCATGGAGAAACCGGCAATATCGTTATGAGCGTACCGCTCAAAAATGCGCTGCTCATTCCCCAAAAAGCCACCTTTGATATCTTGGATAAGAAGTTTGTGTTTGTGGTGGACAAGAAACACGTTGTTCATTCCCGGCCCATCACGATTGCAGCGGAGATGCCGCAGATTTACGCCGTCGCAGGCGGTATCGGCGCGCAAGATCTGGTGCTGGTCGAGGGCCTTCGCAAAGTGCACGACGGGGTAAAAATTCAGCCCGACTACCAGCCCTCATCGACGGTACTCGCAAATCTCAAGGTGCCGGCAGAATGA
- a CDS encoding GFA family protein: protein MYSAAVQNSATSPKTYTGGCHCGAVRYEAQTDLRPVISCNCSICSKRGYLLTFVPPSDFQLLAGKDQLSDYQFNTRSIHHLFCKTCGTSSFGSGKKPDGSEMYSINVRCLDGVDIDSLTVTRHDGKSS from the coding sequence ATGTATAGTGCAGCTGTGCAAAACAGCGCCACGTCTCCGAAAACCTACACGGGCGGGTGCCACTGCGGCGCCGTGCGCTACGAAGCTCAGACGGACCTGAGACCCGTCATCTCGTGCAATTGTTCGATCTGTTCCAAACGCGGGTATTTGCTCACCTTTGTGCCCCCCAGCGACTTTCAGTTGCTCGCGGGCAAAGACCAACTGAGCGACTATCAATTCAACACCCGCTCCATTCATCATCTATTTTGCAAGACCTGCGGCACCTCTTCCTTCGGATCGGGGAAGAAACCTGACGGAAGCGAGATGTATTCTATCAACGTGCGCTGTTTAGACGGCGTTGATATCGACTCGCTTACTGTCACCCGCCACGACGGCAAAAGCAGCTAA
- a CDS encoding Gfo/Idh/MocA family oxidoreductase: protein MKNFALIGAGGYIAPRHLKAIHDTGNRLIAAADPNDSVGVLDQYFPHTRFFTEIERFDRFVEKLRREKSPDTVNYVSVCSPNYLHDAHVRLGLRIHADVICEKPLVLSPWNIDALAQLEQEFGRRIYTVLQLRLLPSLIALKHTLESETSRKRASVDLRYITPRGPWYEVSWKGNDRQSGGVVMNIGIHFFDLLLWLFGAAEKATVTLRSPQKMSGTLELAHADVSWFLSTDAKDLPAQQAASKTSAFRQITIDGEPIEFSSGFTDLHTAVYQDVLSGGGFGVETVRASIELAHDIRHMKLTPGSSPSVTA from the coding sequence GTGAAAAATTTTGCACTTATCGGCGCGGGGGGCTACATCGCTCCGCGTCATCTCAAGGCCATCCACGACACCGGAAATCGGCTGATCGCTGCCGCCGATCCCAACGATTCGGTGGGCGTGTTGGACCAGTATTTCCCGCATACCCGATTTTTCACAGAAATCGAACGATTTGATCGCTTCGTTGAAAAACTCCGGCGCGAGAAGTCGCCCGACACTGTCAATTACGTCTCGGTCTGCTCGCCCAACTATTTGCACGATGCCCATGTCCGATTGGGGCTTCGCATCCATGCCGACGTGATATGCGAAAAGCCACTGGTGCTCTCTCCCTGGAATATCGATGCGCTAGCCCAGCTCGAACAAGAGTTTGGCAGGCGCATCTACACTGTGTTGCAGCTACGCCTGTTGCCGTCTCTCATTGCGCTTAAGCACACGCTCGAGTCCGAGACCTCGCGCAAACGCGCCAGTGTCGACTTGAGGTACATCACACCGCGTGGGCCTTGGTACGAAGTATCGTGGAAGGGTAATGACCGTCAGTCAGGCGGGGTGGTCATGAACATCGGCATTCATTTCTTTGACCTGCTTTTGTGGCTTTTCGGGGCCGCCGAAAAGGCCACCGTTACACTGAGATCACCGCAAAAAATGTCGGGCACGCTCGAGCTCGCCCATGCGGATGTTTCATGGTTTTTGTCCACCGACGCCAAGGACCTGCCCGCGCAGCAGGCAGCGTCAAAAACCTCTGCCTTTCGCCAAATCACAATCGATGGCGAACCCATTGAGTTTTCCTCTGGATTCACCGATTTGCACACCGCCGTCTACCAAGACGTACTTTCAGGAGGCGGCTTTGGCGTAGAGACGGTCCGAGCCTCCATTGAACTGGCCCACGACATTCGACACATGAAACTTACGCCGGGTTCGAGTCCGTCCGTAACGGCCTGA
- a CDS encoding TolC family protein: MAAALGGMVMNAACVSSSIRSDTDRVRELSRMEHLADVPESEVDPVSSPEVGAMLSKPLTAKSAVKLALLNNRELRAKLRMMGVSRGRLKQAGLLPNPEAEIELLPEQDSDIELRLEYDITGALLAPMRSRAFEPALDAARYETAIAVVELGYMVRVQFYRVQAQEARLAIAQQMLDAYAAGREAAIALRKAGNVRELDLAQHEVAYEKARILVAELELGRMNAREALHRLLGLYGPETAWSVQGYLDPVPAGTVSVPEHIETQALKHSLELTQRRHELESLARRAGVKDTAGWLPDVAVDVHALKSDAESTPVRESWRFGAGVRFSVPIFDRSQGEVLELESKFSAQLERYYGLAVDVRSMARQARAELESAHARAAQYLRVIVPAQRRVTDQVMLQYNAMQVGVFDVLRASRERLQVELDSVDAQLAYWKAHAALRALLAGVAVAQPSEEVATSVSFSDERVEEH, encoded by the coding sequence ATGGCCGCTGCGCTGGGCGGGATGGTGATGAACGCCGCTTGCGTGTCTTCCTCGATACGGTCGGATACGGACCGGGTTCGAGAGCTGAGTCGCATGGAACATCTGGCCGACGTTCCGGAGAGCGAGGTCGACCCGGTTTCAAGCCCAGAGGTGGGTGCTATGCTAAGCAAACCACTCACCGCGAAGAGTGCCGTGAAGCTCGCGCTGCTCAATAACCGCGAGCTCCGCGCCAAGCTTCGGATGATGGGAGTTTCTCGCGGCCGGCTTAAACAAGCGGGCTTGCTTCCCAATCCAGAAGCAGAGATCGAGCTTCTGCCCGAGCAGGATAGCGATATTGAGCTGCGTCTAGAATACGATATCACCGGTGCATTACTGGCCCCCATGCGTTCTAGGGCATTTGAGCCCGCGCTCGATGCCGCGCGCTATGAGACAGCCATCGCAGTGGTCGAGCTCGGTTATATGGTGCGAGTGCAGTTCTATCGTGTACAGGCGCAAGAAGCGCGCCTGGCAATTGCGCAGCAGATGCTGGACGCATATGCCGCTGGACGGGAGGCGGCCATTGCCTTGCGCAAGGCGGGGAATGTACGAGAGCTCGATCTCGCCCAGCACGAGGTCGCGTATGAAAAGGCGCGCATTCTTGTCGCCGAGCTAGAACTTGGGCGGATGAATGCACGAGAGGCTTTACACAGGCTGCTCGGCCTCTACGGCCCAGAGACTGCATGGTCTGTTCAAGGCTATCTTGATCCCGTCCCTGCTGGAACCGTCTCCGTCCCCGAGCACATTGAGACGCAAGCGCTCAAACATAGCTTGGAACTTACGCAGCGTCGGCATGAGCTTGAAAGTTTAGCCCGGCGCGCGGGTGTGAAAGATACCGCTGGTTGGCTGCCCGATGTCGCTGTCGATGTCCATGCTCTAAAGAGCGACGCCGAGAGCACCCCAGTGCGCGAATCTTGGCGATTTGGGGCAGGAGTCAGGTTTTCGGTACCCATTTTCGATCGCAGCCAGGGCGAGGTGCTGGAACTGGAATCGAAATTTTCGGCGCAACTTGAGCGTTATTATGGGTTGGCAGTTGATGTTCGCTCAATGGCGCGTCAAGCGAGGGCGGAGCTTGAGTCTGCACATGCGCGCGCGGCCCAGTATCTCCGCGTCATTGTGCCGGCGCAAAGACGGGTGACCGATCAAGTCATGTTGCAATACAACGCCATGCAGGTTGGAGTGTTTGATGTCCTCCGCGCGAGCCGGGAGCGTCTGCAGGTAGAACTTGACAGCGTAGATGCGCAACTCGCTTACTGGAAAGCGCACGCAGCGCTACGGGCACTGTTGGCCGGTGTTGCGGTCGCTCAGCCGTCTGAAGAGGTGGCCACCAGTGTGTCTTTTTCTGACGAACGGGTGGAGGAGCACTAG
- a CDS encoding FKBP-type peptidyl-prolyl cis-trans isomerase, with translation MIGGNIKTFQLTESELQTVVSGMRDAVNNKEAKVKVEEYGPKVQALAQSRAKKVAESEGKKGKLFAEKAAKESGAKKLPSGLVYKETKAGSGSSPKSTDVVKVHYTGKLVDGEVFDSSIERKEPTEFPLGRVMPCWTEALQLMKVGGKATIVCPPELAYGEQGRPPKIPGKATLVFDVELLNVSDGKEDPAQGMMSLKPPSLNLKKPSLQPSRGQK, from the coding sequence ATGATCGGCGGCAACATTAAGACGTTTCAGCTCACCGAGTCCGAGCTACAGACTGTGGTGAGCGGCATGCGCGATGCCGTCAATAACAAGGAAGCCAAAGTCAAAGTCGAAGAGTACGGACCGAAGGTTCAGGCTCTGGCACAAAGCCGCGCCAAGAAGGTCGCCGAGAGCGAAGGCAAAAAAGGCAAGCTGTTCGCGGAAAAAGCCGCCAAGGAATCGGGCGCGAAGAAGCTTCCTTCGGGCCTAGTCTACAAGGAAACCAAAGCGGGGAGCGGCTCATCGCCTAAGAGCACAGACGTCGTCAAAGTGCATTACACGGGCAAGTTGGTGGATGGCGAAGTGTTTGACAGCTCCATCGAAAGGAAAGAGCCCACTGAGTTCCCCTTGGGCCGCGTCATGCCATGCTGGACGGAGGCATTACAGCTGATGAAAGTCGGCGGCAAAGCCACCATCGTGTGTCCCCCCGAACTTGCTTACGGAGAGCAGGGACGCCCGCCCAAGATTCCCGGAAAGGCAACCTTGGTGTTTGATGTCGAGCTGCTGAATGTTAGCGACGGTAAAGAGGACCCCGCTCAAGGCATGATGTCACTCAAGCCCCCTAGCCTCAACCTGAAAAAACCCTCCCTGCAGCCATCGCGCGGGCAGAAGTAA
- a CDS encoding NAD(P)H-dependent oxidoreductase, producing the protein MIAVLVGSSRKESLNRKMAQAVIRLAPPKLAPEIVEIGQLPMYNQDLEDNSPPKAWVEFRERIKQSTGVLFVTPEYNRSVPGVLKNAIDVGSRPPGSSVWKGKPGAVISVSPGLLGGFGANHHLRQMMVPLDVPMMQQPEAYIGGAGKLFDEHGAITNDSTREFLTKFIHAFATWVAQHERT; encoded by the coding sequence ATGATCGCCGTTCTCGTAGGAAGCTCGCGAAAGGAATCACTCAACCGAAAGATGGCTCAGGCCGTCATCCGTCTTGCACCCCCAAAACTCGCGCCTGAGATAGTCGAAATCGGCCAGCTCCCGATGTATAACCAAGATCTGGAAGACAATTCCCCTCCAAAAGCGTGGGTAGAGTTCAGAGAACGCATCAAACAAAGCACTGGCGTGCTTTTCGTCACGCCTGAGTACAACCGCTCGGTTCCCGGCGTTCTAAAGAACGCCATCGATGTCGGGTCCCGGCCCCCAGGAAGCAGCGTATGGAAAGGCAAGCCAGGCGCAGTGATCAGTGTTTCCCCTGGGCTACTTGGAGGCTTCGGCGCCAATCACCATCTTCGCCAAATGATGGTTCCGCTCGATGTGCCCATGATGCAGCAACCAGAAGCATACATCGGTGGCGCTGGAAAATTATTTGATGAGCATGGCGCGATCACCAACGACAGCACGCGCGAATTCCTCACCAAATTCATCCATGCCTTTGCCACCTGGGTCGCTCAACATGAGCGTACGTAA
- a CDS encoding efflux RND transporter permease subunit, whose product MSLTGKFIHRPVLAIVLSITIAFLGLLAMRSRPVSQFPEISPPRVIVSLDFPGSSADVLVQSSLITLERAINGVPGMSYMMSDATSAGEATIQVIFELGTDENQAVVNVKNRVDQVMSRLPALVQLEGVIVNKVQPSMLMYVNLFSSEKSADQKFLYNFANVNLLPELARIRGIAQTRILGSRQYAMRVWLNPDRMRAYSISTEDVMQAIDEQSVIGRPGRLGQASGKVSQALEYVLVYEGRFNKPEQYENIILRANPDGELLRLKDVSKIELGSEFFDIYSNLDGRPSAAIVLKQTYGSNASEVIADVKAKLEELKRSSFPDGMDYRINYDVSSFLDASIEKVLHTLGEAFVLVALVVFLFLGDWRSTLIPTLAVPVSLIGSFVFMQVFGITINLITLFALVLSIGIVVDNAIVVVEAVHAKMAEEHLSPYNAVAKVMGEISGAVIAITLMMTAVFVPVAFMTGPVGIFYRQFSITMATSIVISGVVALTLTPVLCAMILKNTHGKRQTRTPIGIFLAWFNRSFERGTGFYVTALKRIVDRRTLTLGMLLLFCLGISAVNQVLPAGFVPNEDQGMIYAIIQTPPGATLERTNDVARELQGIAEKVEGVESVSSLAGYEILTEGRGSNAGTCLINLKSWSERSRSVTEIIEDLEKKSKDVGAIIEFFEPPAVPGYGAASGFALRLLDKNNEIDYQDFDRINKEFMANLRKRRELTGLFTFFAANYPQYELVIDNEMAMQKGVSIKKAMDNLDILIGSTYEQGFIRFGNYFKVYTQAAPEFRRLPSDLLNYYVKNDQGEMVPYAAFMSLKKTQGPNEITRYNMYNSSAIRGEPAEGYTSGEAIDAVKDVARATLPRGYDIAWEGLSFDEAKRGNEALFIFSLVLLFVYLVLAAQYESFLLPLAVILSLPAGVFGSFLMLKILGLANDIYAQVGLVMLVGLLGKNAVLIVEFAVQKNRQGMSVAMAAIEGAKVRFRPILMTSLAFIAGLIPLVLATGPGAVGNRTIGASALGGMLFGTIFGVVVIPGLYFVFGTLTQGKQLIRDEEDEPLTEDVAHHV is encoded by the coding sequence ATGAGCCTCACGGGGAAATTCATACACCGGCCGGTCTTGGCGATAGTACTGTCCATCACTATCGCGTTTCTTGGCCTGCTGGCGATGCGATCCCGACCTGTATCGCAATTTCCCGAAATCTCACCTCCACGCGTCATCGTGTCGCTGGACTTCCCAGGATCCAGCGCCGATGTGTTGGTGCAGTCCTCTCTGATTACCTTGGAGCGCGCAATCAACGGCGTCCCGGGCATGAGTTACATGATGTCAGATGCCACGAGCGCCGGCGAAGCTACGATTCAAGTCATTTTTGAGCTTGGCACGGACGAAAACCAAGCCGTGGTCAACGTGAAAAATAGAGTCGACCAAGTGATGAGCCGTCTGCCCGCTCTGGTGCAGCTTGAAGGCGTCATCGTCAACAAAGTGCAACCCAGTATGTTGATGTACGTAAACTTGTTCAGCTCGGAAAAATCTGCGGATCAAAAATTTCTCTATAATTTCGCCAATGTGAATCTGCTGCCCGAGCTCGCCCGCATAAGAGGCATCGCGCAAACCCGAATACTAGGTTCACGCCAGTACGCTATGCGTGTGTGGCTCAATCCAGACCGCATGCGAGCGTACAGCATTTCAACCGAAGACGTCATGCAGGCCATCGACGAGCAGAGTGTCATCGGAAGACCCGGCCGGCTAGGGCAGGCATCTGGAAAGGTGTCCCAGGCACTAGAATATGTGCTGGTCTATGAAGGCCGATTTAACAAGCCCGAGCAATACGAGAACATTATCCTCAGGGCGAATCCGGACGGGGAGTTGCTAAGGCTTAAAGACGTGTCGAAGATTGAGCTCGGAAGTGAGTTTTTCGACATATATTCCAACTTGGACGGGCGGCCTTCGGCGGCCATCGTGCTGAAGCAAACCTATGGCAGCAATGCCAGCGAAGTCATCGCCGATGTCAAGGCCAAGCTCGAGGAACTCAAGCGAAGCTCATTCCCGGACGGCATGGACTACCGCATCAATTACGATGTCTCAAGCTTCCTTGATGCCTCCATTGAAAAGGTATTGCATACCTTGGGCGAGGCCTTTGTTTTGGTGGCCCTGGTCGTTTTTCTTTTCTTGGGGGACTGGCGTTCCACGCTGATTCCGACGCTGGCAGTTCCGGTGTCGCTCATCGGCTCCTTTGTATTCATGCAGGTGTTCGGCATCACCATCAACCTTATTACATTATTCGCGCTCGTTCTTTCGATCGGCATCGTCGTCGACAATGCAATCGTTGTCGTCGAGGCCGTGCATGCGAAAATGGCAGAAGAACACCTGTCCCCCTACAACGCTGTCGCGAAGGTGATGGGAGAAATCAGCGGCGCCGTCATCGCCATCACTCTCATGATGACAGCCGTATTCGTGCCGGTGGCGTTCATGACTGGGCCGGTGGGCATTTTCTATCGGCAATTTTCGATCACCATGGCCACATCGATCGTCATTTCAGGCGTAGTCGCGTTGACATTGACGCCAGTCCTCTGCGCTATGATCCTTAAAAACACGCACGGCAAGCGACAGACGCGCACGCCGATAGGCATATTTCTTGCGTGGTTTAATCGGTCTTTCGAGCGGGGGACCGGCTTTTACGTCACCGCGCTAAAGCGCATCGTCGACCGCAGGACTTTGACGCTCGGCATGCTACTTTTGTTTTGCCTTGGGATCTCCGCAGTCAACCAAGTGCTTCCTGCGGGATTCGTGCCCAATGAGGACCAGGGTATGATCTACGCGATCATTCAAACGCCTCCCGGCGCCACCTTGGAACGCACCAACGACGTTGCCCGAGAGCTGCAAGGCATTGCCGAAAAGGTCGAGGGTGTGGAATCAGTCTCGTCTTTGGCGGGCTACGAAATCCTTACCGAAGGGCGTGGTTCAAACGCAGGCACCTGTCTCATCAATCTAAAGAGTTGGTCAGAGCGCAGCCGCTCTGTGACGGAGATAATCGAAGACCTCGAAAAAAAATCAAAAGATGTCGGCGCTATTATTGAATTTTTCGAGCCGCCCGCTGTGCCTGGTTACGGTGCCGCCAGCGGCTTTGCGCTCCGCCTGCTGGATAAGAATAACGAGATCGACTATCAGGACTTCGATCGTATCAACAAAGAGTTCATGGCGAACTTACGTAAGCGCAGAGAGTTGACCGGCCTCTTCACCTTCTTCGCCGCCAACTACCCTCAATACGAGCTAGTTATTGACAACGAGATGGCGATGCAAAAGGGTGTTTCAATTAAGAAGGCCATGGATAATTTGGATATACTTATCGGAAGCACATACGAGCAGGGATTCATTCGCTTCGGCAACTATTTCAAGGTTTATACTCAGGCCGCCCCCGAGTTTCGGCGCCTTCCTTCCGATCTCCTAAACTACTATGTGAAGAACGACCAAGGGGAGATGGTGCCTTACGCGGCTTTCATGTCTCTCAAAAAGACTCAGGGGCCGAACGAAATCACGCGCTACAACATGTACAACTCCTCAGCCATTCGGGGCGAGCCTGCAGAAGGATATACGAGCGGAGAAGCAATCGACGCAGTCAAAGACGTAGCCAGAGCGACCTTACCCAGAGGCTACGACATAGCCTGGGAAGGGCTTTCGTTCGATGAGGCGAAACGCGGAAACGAAGCGCTGTTTATCTTTTCGCTTGTTTTACTCTTCGTCTATTTGGTGCTAGCCGCACAATACGAAAGCTTCCTGCTTCCGCTTGCCGTGATTCTTTCGTTACCCGCGGGCGTGTTTGGTTCGTTTCTCATGCTCAAGATCCTAGGACTCGCGAACGACATATACGCGCAGGTCGGCTTGGTGATGCTGGTGGGTCTGCTTGGTAAGAATGCCGTCCTTATCGTCGAGTTCGCAGTGCAGAAAAACCGACAAGGCATGTCCGTCGCCATGGCTGCGATCGAAGGAGCCAAAGTGCGGTTTAGGCCGATCTTAATGACCTCTTTGGCATTTATCGCCGGCCTGATACCCCTGGTTTTGGCGACTGGCCCAGGGGCAGTGGGCAATCGCACCATCGGGGCCTCTGCTCTCGGCGGAATGCTTTTTGGTACCATTTTTGGCGTCGTTGTTATTCCCGGCTTGTACTTCGTCTTCGGCACACTCACACAAGGCAAGCAGCTCATAAGAGACGAGGAAGATGAGCCGCTTACGGAGGATGTGGCTCACCATGTCTAA